One Globicephala melas chromosome 4, mGloMel1.2, whole genome shotgun sequence genomic window carries:
- the LOC138842664 gene encoding mucin-4-like, producing the protein MTSKMMTSPASTDTTVINTRDSRPTVTSNITPVVSTASVTAGLEQQSTLPSSTTSIEETSASSQDHQAQSMETTRETQTTTITDVTTSTPSSSPRGSTLTEGTPQETSSSGETTTSYPASVNNTSQMTSKMMTSPASTDTTVINTRDTRPTVTSNITPVVSTASVTAGLEQQSTLPSSTTSTEETSASSQDHQAQSMETTRETQTTTITDVTTSTPSSCPRGSTLTEGTPQETSSSGETITSSPATVSRTPATTSEMSPHSSVCYQHFSTIHSILKFCRED; encoded by the exons ATGACATCAAAGATGATGACATCACCAGCTTCAACAGACACCACTGTAATAAACACAAGGGACTCAAGGCCAACTGTAACGAGTAATATCACTCCAGTGGTCTCAACAGCCTCAGTGACAGCTGGACTAGAGCAACAATCAACCTTACCCTCTTCCACCACTTCTATTGAGGAAACATCAGCATCTTCTCAGGACCACCAGGCTCAGAGCATGGAAACCACCAGAGAAActcaaaccaccaccatcacagatgTGACCACATCCACTCCCTCATCATCCCCACGGGGATCCACTCTTACAGAAGGCACGCCCCAGGAGACATCCTCTTCAGGTGAAACAACCACTTCATATCCAGCTAGTGTGA ACAACACATCTCAAATGACATCAAAGATGATGACATCACCAGCTTCAACAGACACCACTGTAATAAACACAAGGGACACAAGGCCAACTGTAACGAGTAATATCACTCCAGTGGTCTCAACAGCCTCAGTGACAGCTGGACTAGAGCAACAATCAACCTTACCCTCTTCCACCACTTCTACTGAGGAAACGTCAGCATCTTCTCAGGACCACCAGGCTCAGAGCATGGAAACCACCAGAGAAActcaaaccaccaccatcacagatgTGACCACATCCACTCCCTCATCATGCCCACGGGGATCCACTCTTACAGAAGGCACGCCCCAGGAGACATCCTCTTCAGGTGAAACAATCACTTCTTCCCCAGCCACGGTGAGCCGCACACCTGCAACAACATCAGAAAT
- the LOC138842665 gene encoding mucin-4-like — MTSKMMTSPASTDTTVINTRDTRPTVTSNITPVVSTASVTAGLEQQSTLPSSTTSTEETSASSQDHQAQSMETTRETQTTTITDVTTSTPSSSPRGSTLTEGTPQETSSSDNTSRMTSKMMTSPASTDTTVINTRDTRPTVTSNITPVVSTASVTAGLEQQSTLPSSTTSTEETSASSQDHQAQSMETTRETQTTTITDVTTSTPSSSPRGSTLTEGTPQETSSSASVTAGLEQQSTLPSSTTSTEETSASSQDHQAQSMETTRETQTTTITDVTTSTPSSSPRGSTLTEGTPQETSSSASVTAGLEQQSTLPSSTTSTEETSASSQDHQAQSMETTRETQTTTITDVTTSTPSSSPRGSTLTEGTPQETSSSASVTAGLEQQSTLPSSTTSTEETSASSQDHQAQSMETTRETQTTTITDCEPHTCNNIRNIDNTNLNKQKFLSIYWRQHISNDIKGDDITSFNRHHCNKHKGHKANCNE; from the exons ATGACATCAAAGATGATGACATCACCAGCTTCAACAGACACCACTGTAATAAACACAAGGGACACAAGGCCAACTGTAACGAGTAATATCACTCCAGTGGTCTCAACAGCCTCAGTGACAGCTGGACTAGAGCAACAATCAACCTTACCCTCTTCCACCACTTCTACTGAGGAAACGTCAGCATCTTCTCAGGACCACCAGGCTCAGAGCATGGAAACCACCAGAGAAActcaaaccaccaccatcacagatgTGACCACATCCACTCCCTCATCATCCCCACGGGGATCCACTCTTACAGAAGGCACACCCCAGGAGACATCCTCTTCAG ACAACACATCTCGAATGACATCAAAGATGATGACATCACCAGCTTCAACAGACACCACTGTAATAAACACAAGGGACACAAGGCCAACTGTAACGAGTAATATCACTCCAGTGGTCTCAACAGCCTCAGTGACAGCTGGACTAGAGCAACAATCAACCTTACCCTCTTCCACCACTTCTACTGAGGAAACGTCAGCATCTTCTCAGGACCACCAGGCTCAGAGCATGGAAACCACCAGAGAAActcaaaccaccaccatcacagatgTGACCACATCCACTCCCTCATCATCCCCACGGGGATCCACTCTTACAGAAGGCACACCCCAGGAGACATCCTCTTCAG CCTCAGTGACAGCTGGACTAGAGCAACAATCAACCTTACCCTCTTCCACCACTTCTACTGAGGAAACATCAGCATCTTCTCAGGACCACCAGGCTCAGAGCATGGAAACCACCAGAGAAActcaaaccaccaccatcacagatgTGACCACATCCACTCCCTCATCATCCCCACGGGGATCCACTCTTACAGAAGGCACACCCCAGGAGACATCCTCTTCAG CCTCAGTGACAGCTGGACTAGAGCAACAATCAACCTTACCCTCTTCCACCACTTCTACTGAGGAAACATCAGCATCTTCTCAGGACCACCAGGCTCAGAGCATGGAAACCACAAGAGAAActcaaaccaccaccatcacagatgTGACCACATCCACTCCCTCATCATCCCCACGGGGATCCACTCTTACAGAAGGCACACCCCAGGAGACATCCTCTTCAG CCTCAGTGACAGCTGGACTAGAGCAACAATCAACCTTACCCTCTTCCACCACTTCTACTGAGGAAACATCAGCATCTTCTCAGGACCACCAGGCTCAGAGCATGGAAACCACCAGAGAAActcaaaccaccaccatcacagat TGTGAGCCGCACACCTGCAACAACATCAGAAATATTGACAACACCAAcctcaacaaacagaaatttctctccatctactgGAGACAACACATCTCGAATGACATCAAAGGTGATGACATCACCAGCTTCAACAGACACCACTGTAATAAACACAAGGGACACAAGGCCAACTGTAACGAGTAA